From the genome of Spinacia oleracea cultivar Varoflay chromosome 2, BTI_SOV_V1, whole genome shotgun sequence, one region includes:
- the LOC130467499 gene encoding uncharacterized protein, whose translation MHWVRRNILHLPRGMGGLGIRRLSTMNTTFLMKQVWRMHQNPQLLLSQVYVVKGKFALTTGLPNICRCRVSWGMRGLRRAETMLLQGCAWKIGNGRNVSAGKNNWVLGKVPVFASHILLSDAKSWKVSHFIQDHHLIEDHGLQWNASLVRSSFENMDANAILSVELPSSPAPDRLYWTGHKTRNFTIKTGYAFLQHDDIHYPSFSGIDQNRFIPFFKLLWALKILPKWKLFIWKLLREGIPVKANLERRGIVLDTTCNFCSERCEDAQYIFRFCNFGSRCVESSMLGIFSNFNEDLSLQEWILNYIQLFISLDGKFSDRVITFIATLWALWVTRNTRVFRSEPGHIQTVYVHLRLAMEQSTTFIGKDKGNLDFLHPPEYASTYPSGFFFAHIGVEILPMPSTIMQIDGAWNKVTSRAGMGWILQKPVTSGNEICGGCDYGLGHSTLHVEAMACPRALQWAKDSSLDVIVLYTDSATLVSYLQRQVVLDIHLTWTVTTILDIGKSFRCCMVNKVHRDQFQQAHDLAKRAAKDGLHFVSTFGVRPDG comes from the coding sequence ATGCACTGGGTTCGCAGGAATATTCTTCATTTACCTCGAGGGATGGGAGGTTTGGGTATCCGACGACTGTCGACGATGAATACAACTTTTTTAATGAAACAAGTGTGGAGGATGCATCAGAATCCACAATTGTTACTTTCACAAGTCTACGTTGTCAAAGGTAAATTTGCGTTAACTACTGGACTGCCTAATATTTGTCGTTGTCGTGTTTCATGGGGAATGCGAGGTCTACGTCGGGCGGAAACTATGTTGCTTCAAGGATGTGCTTGGAAGATTGGAAATGGGAGGAATGTTAGCGCGGGGAAAAATAATTGGGTTCTTGGAAAGGTTCCAGTTTTTGCTTCTCATATTCTACTGTCAGATGCTAAATCATGGAAGGTAAGTCATTTCATTCAGGATCATCACTTAATTGAAGATCATGGACTACAGTGGAATGCTTCTCTGGTTAGAAGCTCTTTTGAAAATATGGATGCAAATGCTATTTTGTCTGTTGAGTTACCATCTTCTCCAGCTCCAGATCGCTTGTATTGGACTGGGCACAAAACTAGAAATTTTACGATCAAGACTGGTTACGCTTTTTTACAACATGATGATATTCACTATCCCTCTTTTTCTGGTATTGATCAGAACAGGTTTATACCTTTTTTCAAGCTATTATGGGCCTTGAAAATCCTTCCGAAATGGAAGTTGTTTATTTGGAAACTGTTACGTGAAGGAATTCCAGTAAAAGCAAACCTGGAACGACGAGGTATCGTTCTAGATACAACATGTAATTTTTGCAGTGAACGTTGTGAAGACGCACAATACATTTTTCGCTTCTGCAATTTTGGCTCAAGATGTGTGGAGAGTAGTATGCTAGGCATATTCTCAAATTTTAATGAGGATCTTTCACTTCAAGAATGGATTCTCAATTATATCCAGCTATTTATTAGCTTGGACGGCAAGTTCAGTGATAGAGTAATCACCTTTATTGCAACATTGTGGGCTTTATGGGTTACACGGAATACAAGAGTTTTTCGATCCGAACCTGGGCATATTCAGACAGTTTATGTTCACCTCAGACTAGCTATGGAGCAATCCACTACCTTCATCGGGAAAGATAAGGGAAATTTAGATTTCCTTCATCCCCCTGAGTACGCTTCCACCTACCCTTCGGGTTTTTTCTTTGCTCATATTGGGGTAGAAATTTTGCCAATGCCTAGTACGATTATGCAAATAGATGGAGCGTGGAACAAGGTCACTTCAAGAGCTGGAATGGGTTGGATTCTCCAAAAACCAGTTACATCAGGAAATGAAATTTGTGGAGGTTGCGACTATGGTCTAGGGCATTCGACGCTACATGTTGAAGCAATGGCTTGTCCGCGGGCTCTTCAATGGGCAAAGGATTCCTCCTTGGATGTCATTGTTCTGTATACTGACTCTGCTACTTTGGTTTCTTACTTACAGAGACAAGTTGTGCTTGATATACATCTCACTTGGACAGTGACAACTATTCTTGACATAGGTAAGAGTTTTAGATGTTGTATGGTTAATAAGGTGCATCGAGATCAGTTTCAACAGGCGCATGATCTGGCGAAAAGAGCTGCGAAGGATGGACTGCATTTTGTCTCAACATTTGGCGTTAGGCCTGATGGTTGA
- the LOC110774657 gene encoding probable long-chain-alcohol O-fatty-acyltransferase 4, producing the protein MVVELAQDELKNLGKVWLSIFVSLSYCYVIGKITPKGFTRLVPILPVISLFLILPLNLTSIHFCGFTAFFIAWLANFKLLLFAFGKPPLSFDHPISYPLFIVVSCLPIKIQPPKNTPNSQINQNPDQKSQNNSYPSPQKFKNSQNPDQKSPNNSYPSPKKSQISQKEQNPDQRSQNKSYPSPQKSQISPRNYLIKFVLLALMIKIYDYRDQIVQIHPKILWLIYFFHIYFALEIILAILAKSAKIFLGLELEPQFNEPLLSTSLQDFWGKRWNLMVTSILRPTVYLPTLKISSRVIGREAAPLPAVMATFIVSALMHELIFYYLGRVGPTFEATWFFLLHGFCLCVEITVKKYGRQRKWRVPPRWFSGVATAVFVVGTGFWLFLPPLLKAGLDTRGLGEYAVIGAYVKRVLF; encoded by the coding sequence ATGGTAGTAGAATTAGCACAAGATGAGTTGAAAAACTTAGGAAAGGTATGGTTATCAATATTTGTGTCATTGAGTTACTGTTATGTTATAGGCAAGATTACTCCAAAGGGTTTCACAAGATTAGTGCCAATACTTCCAGTTATCTCACTCTTCCTAATTTTGCCACTAAATCTCACTTCTATTCATTTTTGTGGCTTTACTGCATTCTTCATTGCTTGGCTTGCTAATTTCAAACTCTTGCTTTTTGCATTTGGTAAACCTCCTCTTTCTTTTGATCATCCCATTTCATATCCTCTTTTCATAGTTGTTTCTTGCTTACCCATCAAAATCCAACCTCCCAAAAACACTCCAAATTcacaaattaatcaaaacccAGATCAAAAATCACAAAACAATTCATACCCATCTcctcaaaaattcaaaaattcacaAAACCCAGATCAGAAATCACCAAATAATTCATACCCATCTCCTAAAAAatcccagatttcacaaaaggAACAAAACCCAGATcaaagatcacaaaataaatcaTACCCATCTCCTCAAAAATCCCAAATTTCACCTCGGAATTACCTTATAAAATTTGTTCTTTTAGCTTTAATGATCAAAATTTATGATTATAGGGATCAAATTGTTcaaattcatccaaaaattcTATGGCTAATTTATTTTTTCCACATTTATTTTGCACTAGAAATAATCCTAGCAATTCTTGCGAAATCAGCAAAAATTTTCCTAGGCTTAGAATTAGAACCCCAATTCAATGAACCCCTTTTATCAACATCTCTCCAAGATTTCTGGGGAAAAAGATGGAATCTCATGGTAACCAGCATTCTCAGGCCTACGGTGTACCTCCCCACATTGAAAATTTCCTCCAGAGTCATCGGCCGTGAGGCGGCCCCGCTTCCGGCGGTGATGGCAACGTTCATTGTGTCGGCGCTAATGCATGAGCTCATCTTCTACTATCTTGGACGCGTGGGTCCCACTTTTGAGGCGACGTGGTTCTTTCTACTTCATGGATTCTGCCTTTGCGTTGAGATCACTGTTAAAAAGTATGGAAGACAGAGAAAATGGCGGGTTCCCCCACGGTGGTTTTCCGGTGTTGCAACGGCGGTGTTTGTGGTGGGAACAGGGTTTTGGCTGTTCTTGCCGCCATTGTTGAAGGCTGGGTTGGATACAAGGGGGCTTGGGGAGTACGCAGTTATCGGCGCGTATGTTAAACGAGTGCTGTTTTAG
- the LOC110774658 gene encoding derlin-1 isoform X2 yields the protein MWYQSLPPISKGYGTLCLLVTTASQLSVLNPYYIALLYGRVFKNFEVWRLFTNFFFLGFSINFGIRLLMIARYGVQLEQGPFQRRTADFLWMMIFGAFSLLGNKIQAFIKTAFIAKFKDVLTQGEAYKISNFSVGKNVGDYKPTMHLIVLDIFLEYYQLINLLEMVTHKK from the exons AT GTGGTATCAGTCACTCCCTCCAATAAGCAAGGGTTACGGGACCCTATGTCTTCTGGTCACAACAGCATCTCAACTGAGTGTACTCAATCCTTACTATATTGCATTGCTCTATGGAAGAGTGTTCAAGAATTTTGAG GTGTGGCGGCTTTTTACAAACTTCTTTTTCCTTGGTTTTTCTATCAACTTTGGAATTCGCCTGCTGATGAT AGCAAGATATGGAGTTCAATTGGAGCAGGGACCATTCCAGAGGCGGACAGCAGACTTCTTGTGGATGATGATATTTGGAGCATTCAGTTTGTTG GGAAACAAGATTCAAGCTTTTATAAAAACGGCTTTTATTGCGAAATTTAAGGATGTTTTAACCCAAGGAGAAGCATACAAAATCTCAAATTTTAGTGTTGGAAAGAATGTTGGAGACTATAAACCCACGATGCATCTG ATTGTATTGGATATCTTTCTGGAATATTATCAACTGATCAATTTACTAGAGATGGTAACCCACAAAAAATGA
- the LOC110774658 gene encoding derlin-1 isoform X1 gives MWYQSLPPISKGYGTLCLLVTTASQLSVLNPYYIALLYGRVFKNFEVWRLFTNFFFLGFSINFGIRLLMIARYGVQLEQGPFQRRTADFLWMMIFGAFSLLGNKIQAFIKTAFIAKFKDVLTQGEAYKISNFSVGKNVGDYKPTMHLVGSIIPVHGFDFKSYEALKDLDNNVLLPLYFFKGYTCLFRPYLFKRYTCHF, from the exons AT GTGGTATCAGTCACTCCCTCCAATAAGCAAGGGTTACGGGACCCTATGTCTTCTGGTCACAACAGCATCTCAACTGAGTGTACTCAATCCTTACTATATTGCATTGCTCTATGGAAGAGTGTTCAAGAATTTTGAG GTGTGGCGGCTTTTTACAAACTTCTTTTTCCTTGGTTTTTCTATCAACTTTGGAATTCGCCTGCTGATGAT AGCAAGATATGGAGTTCAATTGGAGCAGGGACCATTCCAGAGGCGGACAGCAGACTTCTTGTGGATGATGATATTTGGAGCATTCAGTTTGTTG GGAAACAAGATTCAAGCTTTTATAAAAACGGCTTTTATTGCGAAATTTAAGGATGTTTTAACCCAAGGAGAAGCATACAAAATCTCAAATTTTAGTGTTGGAAAGAATGTTGGAGACTATAAACCCACGATGCATCTGGTTGGATCGATCATTCCTGTACATGGTTTTGATTTTAAGTCTTATGAGGCATTAAAAGATCTAGACAACAatgtattactccctctgtatttttttaagggatacacttgtcttttccggccgtatttatttaagagatacacttgccatttttag
- the LOC110774656 gene encoding uncharacterized protein: MRVTPLRNFFLIPENYQHCKAPLVHRFWELTRKIWHARNFKGQVSPHEFLQAVMKASNKEFKIGAQSDTLVFLTWLLRTLHKALKKKNTSIIHQCFQGELEVVKEMQSKGTERRESGDDQNGGSQNPNVVRETSKMPFLMLPLDFPPPPLFKDVMEKNIIPQVPLFNIMNKFDGETITEVVRPQIARMRYRVTKLPPYIIVHMQRFTKNNFFVEKNPTLVNFPVKNL; encoded by the exons ATGCGAGTTACACCCTTGAGGAACTTTTTCCTGATCCCAGAGAACTACCAACATTGTAAAGCTCCCCTGGTTCATCGTTTTTGGGAGCTCACTCGTAAAATCTGGCATGCAAGAAATTTTAAGGGACAG GTGAGCCCCCATGAATTTTTGCAGGCTGTGATGAAAGCGAGTAACAAAGAGTTTAAAATAGGTGCTCAATCTGACACACTTGTTTTTCTGACATGGCTCCTTCGTACCCTTCACAAAGCactcaaaaagaaaaatacGAGTATCATTCATCAGTGCTTCCAG GGAGAACTGGAGGTTGTGAAAGAGATGCAGAGTAAAGGTACTGAGAGAAGAGAAAGTGGGGATGATCAGAATGGTGGATCCCAAAACCCTAATGTTGTCAGAGAAACTTCCAAAATGCCATTTCTAATGCTACCCCTTGATTTTCCTCCTCCGCCACTGTTTAAAGACGTGATGGAAAAAAATATTATCCCTCAG GTTCCACTTTTCAACATAATGAACAAGTTTGACGGGGAGACCATAACAGAAGTCGTGCGTCCTCAAATAGCTAGGATGCGATATCGTGTAACTAAACTGCCACCTTACATTATTGTGCACATGCAGCGTTTCACGAAGAACAACTTCTTTGTTGAGAAGAATCCCACCCTTG TTAATTTTCCTGTGAAAAATCTCTGA